Proteins encoded in a region of the Streptomyces sp. NBC_01471 genome:
- the mobC gene encoding plasmid mobilization relaxosome protein MobC, whose product MHRRRLRDKQLRERRVHPRYNDDEFTLMKNAAVLSHMAIGGYVAECSLAAARSDNPTAAVADYRALIKALMTANGKLGQIGNNLNQLTHHLNKDGAWPHTVTVQRLLERVEATVAELDTAIAQVTEGR is encoded by the coding sequence GTGCACCGCCGCCGTCTGCGCGACAAGCAGCTTCGCGAGCGCCGCGTCCACCCCCGCTACAACGATGACGAGTTCACCCTCATGAAGAACGCCGCCGTCCTGAGCCACATGGCGATCGGCGGCTATGTGGCCGAGTGCTCGCTCGCCGCCGCCCGCTCCGACAACCCCACCGCAGCCGTCGCCGACTACCGCGCCTTGATCAAGGCGCTTATGACAGCCAACGGAAAACTCGGCCAGATCGGCAACAACCTCAACCAGCTCACCCACCACCTCAACAAGGACGGCGCCTGGCCCCACACCGTCACCGTCCAACGGCTCCTGGAACGCGTCGAGGCGACCGTCGCAGAGCTGGACACCGCCATCGCTCAGGTCACTGAGGGGCGGTGA
- a CDS encoding DUF2637 domain-containing protein yields the protein MAVVLMAFRVSWNALSDVARTIGADSTAALLYPIVVDGLMALALIATLVLTGTDRKFALRVLATYTISSLLLNYVHGLVPTLHTESTRWGRLADWDPVNWALVLLATSLPVGSIYFGSDLVAKVLHHTPESTDSAPMASAQSAGQQADELDNSPASAQPAPSKSISDQAESDPAQASEPAPVKVAETSATEPIGAGESAPATREPRSAAMAESTETSPLRATGRVTAAAESAVDRTRTDAHILEEARDLTTDWSSDRLTADRLRSELRIGQIRARVVRDQLRAERAGQAEPVAHNGFEAESLDGLDEAPSQQPKELDMAPASTT from the coding sequence GTGGCCGTCGTACTCATGGCCTTCCGGGTCTCGTGGAACGCTCTCTCCGACGTGGCCCGCACCATCGGCGCCGACTCCACCGCCGCCCTGCTCTACCCGATCGTGGTCGACGGGCTGATGGCCCTCGCGCTGATCGCCACACTCGTGCTGACCGGTACCGACCGGAAGTTCGCGCTGCGGGTCCTGGCGACCTACACGATCTCCAGCCTCCTGCTGAACTACGTCCACGGCCTCGTACCGACCCTGCACACCGAGTCGACCCGGTGGGGCCGACTGGCCGACTGGGACCCTGTGAACTGGGCCCTTGTACTGCTGGCGACCTCACTCCCGGTCGGCTCGATCTACTTCGGATCGGACCTCGTGGCGAAGGTGCTGCACCACACCCCCGAATCGACCGACTCTGCCCCAATGGCCTCTGCCCAGTCGGCTGGCCAGCAAGCTGACGAGTTGGACAACTCGCCAGCCAGCGCACAGCCCGCACCCTCGAAGTCGATCTCTGACCAGGCCGAATCAGACCCCGCGCAGGCGTCCGAACCGGCCCCCGTGAAAGTCGCCGAGACGTCCGCGACGGAGCCGATCGGGGCCGGCGAGTCGGCTCCCGCTACCCGCGAGCCCCGGTCGGCCGCCATGGCGGAATCGACCGAAACATCTCCGCTACGGGCGACCGGTCGGGTCACCGCCGCCGCAGAGTCGGCCGTCGACCGCACCCGCACCGACGCCCACATTCTTGAGGAGGCTCGGGACCTGACTACCGACTGGAGCAGCGACCGGCTGACCGCCGACCGCCTGCGCAGCGAACTGCGGATCGGCCAGATCCGAGCCCGCGTCGTGCGCGACCAGCTGCGGGCCGAGCGCGCCGGCCAGGCCGAGCCTGTCGCGCACAACGGCTTCGAGGCCGAGTCTCTCGACGGCCTCGACGAAGCCCCCTCCCAGCAGCCGAAGGAACTCGACATGGCACCCGCAAGCACCACCTGA